In Primulina huaijiensis isolate GDHJ02 chromosome 6, ASM1229523v2, whole genome shotgun sequence, a single window of DNA contains:
- the LOC140978764 gene encoding uncharacterized protein yields MQKIAADVLDLLSASMKSFLEFFTCCGQRQPGSSPSAEDKRLLSAPEHRRSMTRKLDRVIDGGGYDDDNHHEWKPSLVSIAEDDIFTEVSSGHDIGDPVAEQGRNLKRQVSSSSPRKGSGSSSNSPIRRAPVSTFVRPTLVSSRSFMF; encoded by the exons ATGCAAAAGATAGCAGCGGACGTTCTCGATCTTCTATCTGCAAGTATGAAATCCTTTCTTGAATTCTTCACGTGTTGCGGGCAGCGCCAGCCAGGGTCAAGCCCGTCTGCAGAAGACAAAAGATTGCTTTCGGCGCCGGAACATCGCCGAAGCATGACCAGGAAGCTGGATAGGGTGATTGACGGCGGCGGCTATGACGACGACAACCATCATGAGTGGAAGCCTTCCCTAGTATCGATAGCAGAAGATGATATATTTACGGAGGTAAGCAGTGGTCATGATATTGGAGATCCGGTGGCAGAGCAGGGGAGGAACTTAAAGAGGCAGGTTTCGTCATCCTCTCCGCGGAAAGGTTCCGGTTCTTCTTCGAATTCCCCCATCAG GAGAGCTCCTGTTTCAACATTCGTCAGGCCGACTCTGGTGTCCTCCAGGTCATTCATGTTTTGA
- the LOC140979380 gene encoding large ribosomal subunit protein uL2-like, which produces MGRVIRSQRKGAGSVFKSHTHHRKGPARFRSLDFGERNGYLKGVITDIIHDPGRGAPLARVTFRHPFRYKHQKELFVAAEGMYTGQFVYCGKKANLIVGNVLPIRSIPEGAVVCNVEHHVGDRGVFARASGDYAVVISHNPDNGTSRIKLPSGAKKIVPSGCRAMIGQVAGGGRTEKPLLKAGNAYHKFRVKRNSWPKVRGVAMNPVEHPHGGGNHQHIGHASTVRRDAPPGQKVGLIAARRTGRLRGQAAATAAKADKT; this is translated from the exons ATGGGACGGGTGATTCGTTCACAGCGTAAGGGAGCAGGATCCGTGTTCAAGTCCCACACCCACCACCGGAAGGGACCGGCCAGGTTCCGATCCCTTGATTTCGGCGAGCGAAATGGGTACTTGAAGGGGGTCATCACCGATATCATCCACGACCCCGGTCGTGGGGCTCCCCTCGCGCGCGTCACCTTCCGCCACCCTTTCCGCTACAAGCACCAGAAGGAGCTTTTCGTAGCCGCCGAGGGCATGTACACCGGACAGTTCGTGTATTGTGGGAAGAAAGCCAACCTCATCGTAGGTAATGTTCTCCCGATAAGATCCATCCCCGAGGGTGCCGTCGTCTGCAACGTCGAACACCACGTTGGTGACCGTGGCGTCTTCGCCAGAGCTTCTGGGGATTATGCTGTCGTCATTTCTCACAACCCAGATAATGGTACCTCTAG GATTAAGCTTCCATCAGGAGCCAAGAAAATCGTGCCTAGTGGTTGTCGTGCTATGATTGGCCAGGTTGCGGGAGGAGGTCGTACTGAGAAACCACTCTTGAAGGCTGGAAATGCATATCACAAATTTCGAGTGAAGAGAAACTCTTGGCCCAAGGTCCGTGGTGTTGCTATGAATCCTGTGGAGCATCCTCATGGTGGTGGTAACCACCAACATATAGGTCATGCCAGTACTGTACGTCGTGATGCTCCTCCTGGGCAGAAGGTTGGTCTAATTGCTGCAAGGAGAACTGGTCGTCTGCGTGGTCAAGCTGCTGCTACAGCCGCCAAAGCAGATAAGACTTAG